The Suncus etruscus isolate mSunEtr1 chromosome 14, mSunEtr1.pri.cur, whole genome shotgun sequence genome contains a region encoding:
- the ZDHHC1 gene encoding palmitoyltransferase ZDHHC1 isoform X2, whose amino-acid sequence MNICNKPSNKTAPEKTVWTAAAAKASRSSSEVLGQLSRRNGWSWPPHPLQILAWLVLIFFAVVGFGVLLPLLPRPWLSIGYALLGAIFLCHLVVHLAAITIDPADVNVRFKSYAGPLPVFNRSQHAHVIENLHCNLCDVNVSERSKHCSACNKCVCGFDHHCKWLNNCVGERNYRLFLHSVVTALLGVLLLVVVASYVFVEFFVNPMKLRTDSHFQDLKNDTDRWFIFLPVAPVETRAPTILVLAMLLILLGLLSIGLLGHLLCFHIYLMWHKLSTYEYIVRHRSPQEAKPPDLQELKTCPSASQPNQRPKWWERLKCGFSMGEGDAACTEKRRLSWKNILRGGSVARTGWAHTEPSCPPALHLPQETDFVRPSGQVRPESPGHARLATLNANSSGFLATSGQVEPLPPSSRDMLALPPRIRPQEKRKRRVCKVPNSVAPGQTGFLAPGDSRSSSPSDSEDTSSELERAAGPAGAYHAASAESMDEIPVAQTRLGSAALAAPGAKGREPALALQARAPAVFVSLSSGETGAPGGEARLP is encoded by the exons ATGAACATCTGCAACAAACCCTCCAACAAGACCGCCCCCGAGAAGACTGTGTGGACAGCGGCTGCGGCGAAGGCCAGCAGATCCTCTTCAGAGGTGCTGGGCCAGCTGTCGCGCCGGAATGGGTGGAGCTGGCCCCCGCACCCCCTGCAGATTCTGGCCTGGCTGGTGTTGATCTTCTTCGCTGTGGTGGGCTTTGGGGTCCTCCTGCCCCTCCTGCCTCGCCCCTGGTTGTCTATTGGCTACGCT CTTCTAGGTGCCATCTTTCTCTGCCACCTTGTGGTGCATCTGGCTGCCATCACCATAGACCCAGCAGATGTCAATGTGCGGTTCAAGAGCTATGCAGGGCCCTTGCCTGTCTTCAACCGCAGTCAGCATGCACACGTCATCGAGAACCTGCACTGCAACTTGTGTGATGTGAATGT GAGCGAGCGCTCCAAGCACTGCAGTGCTTGCAATAAATGTGTTTGCGGCTTTGACCATCACTGCAAGTGGCTAAATAACTGCGTGGGCGAGAGGAACTACCG GCTCTTTCTGCACAGTGTGGTGACCGCTTTACTGGGTGTCCTGCTCCTTGTGGTGGTAGCCAGTTATGTCTTTGTGGAGTTTTTTGTCAACCCTATGAAACTGCGTACCGACAGCCACtttcaag ACCTGAAGAATGACACTGATAGGTGGTTCATATTTCTACCTGTTGCCCCTGTGGAGACCCGAGCTCCTACCATCCTAGTCCTGGCCATGCTTCTTATCCTGCTGGGCCTGCTCTCCATCGGCCTGCTTGGCCACCTGCTCTGCTTCCACATTTATCTCA TGTGGCACAAGCTCTCCACCTATGAGTACATCGTGCGTCATCGCTcaccgcaggaggcaaagcccCCTGACTTGCAGGAGCTCAAGACCTGTCCCTCAGCGAGTCAGCCTAATCAG AGACCGAAGTGGTGGGAGAGACTGAAGTGCGGGTTTTCTATGGGCGAAGGCGATGCAGCGTGCACTGAGAAGCGG AGGCTGAGCTGGAAGAACATCCTGAGAGGAGGTTCTGTGGCCAGGACCGGGTGGGCCCACACCGAGCCCTCCTGCCCCCCTGCCCTCCACCTTCCCCAGGAGACGGACTTCGTGCGGCCCTCTGGCCAGGTGCGCCCCGAGTCACCTGGCCATGCCAGGCTGGCCACCCTGAACGCCAA CTCCTCAGGCTTCTTAGCGACCAGTGGCCAAGTGGAGCCTCTGCCACCCTCCTCCCGAGACATGCTGGCTCTGCCCCCCAGGATCAGACCCCAG gaaaagaggaaaagacgTGTGTGTAAGGTGCCAAACTCAGTGGCTCCCGGACAGACGG GGTTCCTGGCCCCCGGCGACAGCCGCTCCAGCTCCCCTTCCGATTCCGAGGACACCAGCTCGGAGCTAGAGCGAGCGGCCGGACCTGCCGGCGCCTACCACGCGGCGTCGGCCGAGTCGATGGACGAGATCCCAGTGGCCCAAACGCGCCTGGGCAGCGCCGCTCTGGCGGCCCCCGGGGCCAAGGGCCGGGAGCCGGCGCTGGCGCTGCAGGCACGTGCGCCCGCCGTGTTCGTGAGCCTGAGCAGCGGCGAGACGGGGGCGCCCGGCGGCGAGGCCCGTCTGCCCTAG
- the ZDHHC1 gene encoding palmitoyltransferase ZDHHC1 isoform X1, which produces MNICNKPSNKTAPEKTVWTAAAAKASRSSSEVLGQLSRRNGWSWPPHPLQILAWLVLIFFAVVGFGVLLPLLPRPWLSIGYALLGAIFLCHLVVHLAAITIDPADVNVRFKSYAGPLPVFNRSQHAHVIENLHCNLCDVNVSERSKHCSACNKCVCGFDHHCKWLNNCVGERNYRLFLHSVVTALLGVLLLVVVASYVFVEFFVNPMKLRTDSHFQDLKNDTDRWFIFLPVAPVETRAPTILVLAMLLILLGLLSIGLLGHLLCFHIYLMWHKLSTYEYIVRHRSPQEAKPPDLQELKTCPSASQPNQRPKWWERLKCGFSMGEGDAACTEKRVRACCDQPEAGIPEGAERAGVAVSWPGQRLSWKNILRGGSVARTGWAHTEPSCPPALHLPQETDFVRPSGQVRPESPGHARLATLNANSSGFLATSGQVEPLPPSSRDMLALPPRIRPQEKRKRRVCKVPNSVAPGQTGFLAPGDSRSSSPSDSEDTSSELERAAGPAGAYHAASAESMDEIPVAQTRLGSAALAAPGAKGREPALALQARAPAVFVSLSSGETGAPGGEARLP; this is translated from the exons ATGAACATCTGCAACAAACCCTCCAACAAGACCGCCCCCGAGAAGACTGTGTGGACAGCGGCTGCGGCGAAGGCCAGCAGATCCTCTTCAGAGGTGCTGGGCCAGCTGTCGCGCCGGAATGGGTGGAGCTGGCCCCCGCACCCCCTGCAGATTCTGGCCTGGCTGGTGTTGATCTTCTTCGCTGTGGTGGGCTTTGGGGTCCTCCTGCCCCTCCTGCCTCGCCCCTGGTTGTCTATTGGCTACGCT CTTCTAGGTGCCATCTTTCTCTGCCACCTTGTGGTGCATCTGGCTGCCATCACCATAGACCCAGCAGATGTCAATGTGCGGTTCAAGAGCTATGCAGGGCCCTTGCCTGTCTTCAACCGCAGTCAGCATGCACACGTCATCGAGAACCTGCACTGCAACTTGTGTGATGTGAATGT GAGCGAGCGCTCCAAGCACTGCAGTGCTTGCAATAAATGTGTTTGCGGCTTTGACCATCACTGCAAGTGGCTAAATAACTGCGTGGGCGAGAGGAACTACCG GCTCTTTCTGCACAGTGTGGTGACCGCTTTACTGGGTGTCCTGCTCCTTGTGGTGGTAGCCAGTTATGTCTTTGTGGAGTTTTTTGTCAACCCTATGAAACTGCGTACCGACAGCCACtttcaag ACCTGAAGAATGACACTGATAGGTGGTTCATATTTCTACCTGTTGCCCCTGTGGAGACCCGAGCTCCTACCATCCTAGTCCTGGCCATGCTTCTTATCCTGCTGGGCCTGCTCTCCATCGGCCTGCTTGGCCACCTGCTCTGCTTCCACATTTATCTCA TGTGGCACAAGCTCTCCACCTATGAGTACATCGTGCGTCATCGCTcaccgcaggaggcaaagcccCCTGACTTGCAGGAGCTCAAGACCTGTCCCTCAGCGAGTCAGCCTAATCAG AGACCGAAGTGGTGGGAGAGACTGAAGTGCGGGTTTTCTATGGGCGAAGGCGATGCAGCGTGCACTGAGAAGCGGGTGCGTGCCTGCTGTGACCAGCCAGAGGCTGGAATCCCAGAAGGGGCGGAGAGGGCCGGGGTGGCTGTCTCCTGGCCTGGGCAG AGGCTGAGCTGGAAGAACATCCTGAGAGGAGGTTCTGTGGCCAGGACCGGGTGGGCCCACACCGAGCCCTCCTGCCCCCCTGCCCTCCACCTTCCCCAGGAGACGGACTTCGTGCGGCCCTCTGGCCAGGTGCGCCCCGAGTCACCTGGCCATGCCAGGCTGGCCACCCTGAACGCCAA CTCCTCAGGCTTCTTAGCGACCAGTGGCCAAGTGGAGCCTCTGCCACCCTCCTCCCGAGACATGCTGGCTCTGCCCCCCAGGATCAGACCCCAG gaaaagaggaaaagacgTGTGTGTAAGGTGCCAAACTCAGTGGCTCCCGGACAGACGG GGTTCCTGGCCCCCGGCGACAGCCGCTCCAGCTCCCCTTCCGATTCCGAGGACACCAGCTCGGAGCTAGAGCGAGCGGCCGGACCTGCCGGCGCCTACCACGCGGCGTCGGCCGAGTCGATGGACGAGATCCCAGTGGCCCAAACGCGCCTGGGCAGCGCCGCTCTGGCGGCCCCCGGGGCCAAGGGCCGGGAGCCGGCGCTGGCGCTGCAGGCACGTGCGCCCGCCGTGTTCGTGAGCCTGAGCAGCGGCGAGACGGGGGCGCCCGGCGGCGAGGCCCGTCTGCCCTAG
- the ZDHHC1 gene encoding palmitoyltransferase ZDHHC1 isoform X4 has translation MNICNKPSNKTAPEKTVWTAAAAKASRSSSEVLGQLSRRNGWSWPPHPLQILAWLVLIFFAVVGFGVLLPLLPRPWLSIGYALLGAIFLCHLVVHLAAITIDPADVNVRFKSYAGPLPVFNRSQHAHVIENLHCNLCDVNVSERSKHCSACNKCVCGFDHHCKWLNNCVGERNYRLFLHSVVTALLGVLLLVVVASYVFVEFFVNPMKLRTDSHFQDLKNDTDRWFIFLPVAPVETRAPTILVLAMLLILLGLLSIGLLGHLLCFHIYLMWHKLSTYEYIVRHRSPQEAKPPDLQELKTCPSASQPNQRPKWWERLKCGFSMGEGDAACTEKRVRACCDQPEAGIPEGAERAGVAVSWPGQRLSWKNILRGGSVARTGWAHTEPSCPPALHLPQETDFVRPSGQLLRLLSDQWPSGASATLLPRHAGSAPQDQTPGKEEKTCV, from the exons ATGAACATCTGCAACAAACCCTCCAACAAGACCGCCCCCGAGAAGACTGTGTGGACAGCGGCTGCGGCGAAGGCCAGCAGATCCTCTTCAGAGGTGCTGGGCCAGCTGTCGCGCCGGAATGGGTGGAGCTGGCCCCCGCACCCCCTGCAGATTCTGGCCTGGCTGGTGTTGATCTTCTTCGCTGTGGTGGGCTTTGGGGTCCTCCTGCCCCTCCTGCCTCGCCCCTGGTTGTCTATTGGCTACGCT CTTCTAGGTGCCATCTTTCTCTGCCACCTTGTGGTGCATCTGGCTGCCATCACCATAGACCCAGCAGATGTCAATGTGCGGTTCAAGAGCTATGCAGGGCCCTTGCCTGTCTTCAACCGCAGTCAGCATGCACACGTCATCGAGAACCTGCACTGCAACTTGTGTGATGTGAATGT GAGCGAGCGCTCCAAGCACTGCAGTGCTTGCAATAAATGTGTTTGCGGCTTTGACCATCACTGCAAGTGGCTAAATAACTGCGTGGGCGAGAGGAACTACCG GCTCTTTCTGCACAGTGTGGTGACCGCTTTACTGGGTGTCCTGCTCCTTGTGGTGGTAGCCAGTTATGTCTTTGTGGAGTTTTTTGTCAACCCTATGAAACTGCGTACCGACAGCCACtttcaag ACCTGAAGAATGACACTGATAGGTGGTTCATATTTCTACCTGTTGCCCCTGTGGAGACCCGAGCTCCTACCATCCTAGTCCTGGCCATGCTTCTTATCCTGCTGGGCCTGCTCTCCATCGGCCTGCTTGGCCACCTGCTCTGCTTCCACATTTATCTCA TGTGGCACAAGCTCTCCACCTATGAGTACATCGTGCGTCATCGCTcaccgcaggaggcaaagcccCCTGACTTGCAGGAGCTCAAGACCTGTCCCTCAGCGAGTCAGCCTAATCAG AGACCGAAGTGGTGGGAGAGACTGAAGTGCGGGTTTTCTATGGGCGAAGGCGATGCAGCGTGCACTGAGAAGCGGGTGCGTGCCTGCTGTGACCAGCCAGAGGCTGGAATCCCAGAAGGGGCGGAGAGGGCCGGGGTGGCTGTCTCCTGGCCTGGGCAG AGGCTGAGCTGGAAGAACATCCTGAGAGGAGGTTCTGTGGCCAGGACCGGGTGGGCCCACACCGAGCCCTCCTGCCCCCCTGCCCTCCACCTTCCCCAGGAGACGGACTTCGTGCGGCCCTCTGGCCAG CTCCTCAGGCTTCTTAGCGACCAGTGGCCAAGTGGAGCCTCTGCCACCCTCCTCCCGAGACATGCTGGCTCTGCCCCCCAGGATCAGACCCCAG gaaaagaggaaaagacgTGTGTGTAA
- the ZDHHC1 gene encoding palmitoyltransferase ZDHHC1 isoform X3 — MNICNKPSNKTAPEKTVWTAAAAKASRSSSEVLGQLSRRNGWSWPPHPLQILAWLVLIFFAVVGFGVLLPLLPRPWLSIGYALLGAIFLCHLVVHLAAITIDPADVNVRFKSYAGPLPVFNRSQHAHVIENLHCNLCDVNVSERSKHCSACNKCVCGFDHHCKWLNNCVGERNYRLFLHSVVTALLGVLLLVVVASYVFVEFFVNPMKLRTDSHFQDLKNDTDRWFIFLPVAPVETRAPTILVLAMLLILLGLLSIGLLGHLLCFHIYLMWHKLSTYEYIVRHRSPQEAKPPDLQELKTCPSASQPNQRPKWWERLKCGFSMGEGDAACTEKRVRACCDQPEAGIPEGAERAGVAVSWPGQLSPAEAELEEHPERRFCGQDRVGPHRALLPPCPPPSPGDGLRAALWPGAPRVTWPCQAGHPERQLLRLLSDQWPSGASATLLPRHAGSAPQDQTPGKEEKTCV; from the exons ATGAACATCTGCAACAAACCCTCCAACAAGACCGCCCCCGAGAAGACTGTGTGGACAGCGGCTGCGGCGAAGGCCAGCAGATCCTCTTCAGAGGTGCTGGGCCAGCTGTCGCGCCGGAATGGGTGGAGCTGGCCCCCGCACCCCCTGCAGATTCTGGCCTGGCTGGTGTTGATCTTCTTCGCTGTGGTGGGCTTTGGGGTCCTCCTGCCCCTCCTGCCTCGCCCCTGGTTGTCTATTGGCTACGCT CTTCTAGGTGCCATCTTTCTCTGCCACCTTGTGGTGCATCTGGCTGCCATCACCATAGACCCAGCAGATGTCAATGTGCGGTTCAAGAGCTATGCAGGGCCCTTGCCTGTCTTCAACCGCAGTCAGCATGCACACGTCATCGAGAACCTGCACTGCAACTTGTGTGATGTGAATGT GAGCGAGCGCTCCAAGCACTGCAGTGCTTGCAATAAATGTGTTTGCGGCTTTGACCATCACTGCAAGTGGCTAAATAACTGCGTGGGCGAGAGGAACTACCG GCTCTTTCTGCACAGTGTGGTGACCGCTTTACTGGGTGTCCTGCTCCTTGTGGTGGTAGCCAGTTATGTCTTTGTGGAGTTTTTTGTCAACCCTATGAAACTGCGTACCGACAGCCACtttcaag ACCTGAAGAATGACACTGATAGGTGGTTCATATTTCTACCTGTTGCCCCTGTGGAGACCCGAGCTCCTACCATCCTAGTCCTGGCCATGCTTCTTATCCTGCTGGGCCTGCTCTCCATCGGCCTGCTTGGCCACCTGCTCTGCTTCCACATTTATCTCA TGTGGCACAAGCTCTCCACCTATGAGTACATCGTGCGTCATCGCTcaccgcaggaggcaaagcccCCTGACTTGCAGGAGCTCAAGACCTGTCCCTCAGCGAGTCAGCCTAATCAG AGACCGAAGTGGTGGGAGAGACTGAAGTGCGGGTTTTCTATGGGCGAAGGCGATGCAGCGTGCACTGAGAAGCGGGTGCGTGCCTGCTGTGACCAGCCAGAGGCTGGAATCCCAGAAGGGGCGGAGAGGGCCGGGGTGGCTGTCTCCTGGCCTGGGCAG CTTTCCCCAGCAGAGGCTGAGCTGGAAGAACATCCTGAGAGGAGGTTCTGTGGCCAGGACCGGGTGGGCCCACACCGAGCCCTCCTGCCCCCCTGCCCTCCACCTTCCCCAGGAGACGGACTTCGTGCGGCCCTCTGGCCAGGTGCGCCCCGAGTCACCTGGCCATGCCAGGCTGGCCACCCTGAACGCCAA CTCCTCAGGCTTCTTAGCGACCAGTGGCCAAGTGGAGCCTCTGCCACCCTCCTCCCGAGACATGCTGGCTCTGCCCCCCAGGATCAGACCCCAG gaaaagaggaaaagacgTGTGTGTAA